One genomic window of Cupriavidus oxalaticus includes the following:
- a CDS encoding ABC transporter ATP-binding protein: MKSAIAESGTSAAGAAGAQALLRVEAVAHSFGGLDVLRNVAFDVPAGGIVGLIGPNGSGKTTCFNIISGFLRPKGGKVLLAGRDITADSVQQRSRAGLVRTFQTPQVFEHMTVLENLMAGSHKATRSGVVHAMLRSPLSRRELQSMHEAALGCARKFGLEGLLQHRAGALPAGQRRIVELARACIGEPRLLLLDEPSSGLNSEEIELLRAWILRLNGEGMTILLVSHDMGLMTICGTAHVLYYGEIIASGTLQAVQADPRVREAYMGV, translated from the coding sequence ATGAAATCCGCCATCGCTGAATCCGGCACCAGTGCCGCGGGCGCGGCAGGCGCGCAGGCCCTGCTGCGGGTCGAAGCGGTCGCGCACAGCTTTGGCGGCCTTGACGTGCTGCGCAATGTTGCGTTCGATGTGCCGGCCGGCGGCATCGTCGGCCTGATCGGCCCCAACGGCAGTGGCAAGACCACCTGCTTCAACATCATCTCCGGCTTTCTGCGGCCCAAGGGCGGCAAGGTGCTGCTGGCGGGGCGCGACATCACCGCCGACAGCGTGCAGCAGCGCAGCCGCGCCGGGCTGGTGCGCACATTCCAGACGCCACAGGTGTTCGAGCACATGACGGTGCTGGAAAACCTGATGGCCGGCAGCCACAAGGCCACGCGCTCGGGCGTGGTGCATGCGATGCTGCGTTCGCCGCTGTCGCGGCGCGAGCTGCAGTCGATGCACGAAGCCGCGCTGGGATGCGCACGGAAGTTCGGTCTGGAAGGCCTGCTGCAGCACCGCGCCGGCGCGCTGCCCGCGGGCCAGCGCCGCATCGTCGAGCTGGCGCGCGCCTGCATCGGCGAACCCCGCCTGCTGTTGCTCGATGAACCGTCCTCGGGGCTGAACAGCGAGGAAATCGAACTGCTGCGCGCGTGGATCCTGCGCCTGAACGGCGAAGGCATGACCATCCTGCTGGTGTCGCACGACATGGGGCTGATGACGATCTGCGGCACCGCCCACGTGCTGTATTACGGGGAAATCATTGCCAGCGGCACGCTGCAAGCCGTGCAGGCGGATCCGCGCGTGCGCGAAGCCTATATGGGAGTCTGA
- a CDS encoding branched-chain amino acid ABC transporter permease, whose amino-acid sequence MNASSNATRWLVVAAVVVWALAGQLLSRHHIDLLNFAAILAVGGLGVGLLLGQCGIVNLAQASFYGIGAYASAYCTTVLGWPALAGAAAGLLASAALAAAIGVPVLRLGGFFLALATLAVGSIANVLFFEWDWLTGGTLGIGGIPKLSLFGFLLDTPERYYYFAWPLVGLLLWLVDNLVKGRPGLAMRAMRDAAPAAQVLGIDMHRLKTAMFVLSAMLGSLAGSLFAHYVSFVSVQSFTVERSIVFLLVPVVAGARSTCGVVIGALFVSLVPELLSGLGDFHQVLFGAVLVLVVTLMPGGIMGGLAGMVGRMHRRTFGRTQNPALKEVR is encoded by the coding sequence ATGAATGCATCATCCAACGCCACGCGCTGGCTGGTGGTGGCCGCGGTGGTAGTGTGGGCGCTGGCCGGGCAACTGCTGTCGCGCCACCACATCGACCTGCTCAACTTCGCCGCCATCCTGGCCGTGGGCGGCCTGGGCGTCGGCCTGCTGCTGGGGCAGTGCGGCATCGTCAACCTGGCGCAGGCCTCGTTCTACGGCATCGGCGCCTATGCCTCGGCCTACTGCACCACGGTGCTGGGATGGCCGGCGCTGGCCGGTGCCGCGGCGGGCCTGCTGGCCAGCGCGGCGCTGGCGGCGGCGATCGGCGTGCCGGTGCTGCGCCTGGGCGGCTTCTTCCTGGCGCTGGCGACGCTGGCGGTCGGCAGCATCGCCAATGTGCTGTTCTTCGAATGGGACTGGCTGACCGGCGGCACGCTGGGCATCGGTGGCATCCCCAAGCTGTCGCTGTTCGGTTTCCTGCTGGATACGCCGGAGCGCTATTACTACTTTGCCTGGCCGCTGGTAGGGCTGCTGCTCTGGCTGGTGGACAACCTGGTCAAGGGCCGCCCCGGCCTGGCCATGCGGGCCATGCGCGACGCGGCGCCGGCAGCGCAGGTGCTCGGCATCGACATGCACCGGCTGAAGACCGCGATGTTCGTGCTGTCGGCCATGCTCGGCTCGCTGGCGGGAAGCCTGTTTGCGCACTACGTGTCGTTCGTCAGCGTGCAGAGCTTTACGGTGGAGCGCTCGATCGTATTCCTGCTGGTGCCGGTGGTGGCAGGCGCGCGCTCCACCTGCGGCGTGGTGATCGGCGCATTGTTTGTGTCGCTGGTGCCGGAGCTGCTGAGCGGATTGGGGGATTTCCACCAGGTGTTGTTTGGCGCGGTGCTGGTGCTGGTGGTCACGTTGATGCCCGGCGGGATCATGGGTGGGCTCGCGGGCATGGTTGGCCGCATGCATCGGCGCACGTTCGGCCGCACGCAGAACCCCGCATTGAAGGAGGTCCGATGA
- a CDS encoding branched-chain amino acid ABC transporter permease, which produces MSDTLVIQAVLSGITNGFVYALIGVGISIIFKGTRIVNAMQGEFAVIGALVAVFALKTLGLPYPVAIAGGIAAGAASGLAIDTLFVRPMMRRGAGEESFLLLTIGLAFALSAAALYFGGRDSHLLPAIGGEGVVELLGATAPVHALALVVIAVLLVAALRLFYTKTLVGLAMTAASLDPDGATTTGINVRRMRTLTFLLGGGFGAVAGVLVTPLLSMNYQMGIGLTLKGFAAAILGGLGNPLGAVVGGLLLGLTESLAVVGFPSGYRDVVALSILVVIMILLPNGVLGRAGRKGG; this is translated from the coding sequence ATGTCTGACACCCTAGTTATCCAGGCGGTCCTGTCCGGGATCACCAACGGCTTCGTCTACGCGCTGATCGGCGTGGGCATATCGATCATCTTCAAGGGCACGCGCATCGTCAATGCGATGCAGGGAGAGTTCGCGGTAATCGGCGCGCTGGTTGCGGTATTCGCGCTCAAGACGCTGGGCCTGCCTTATCCGGTGGCGATTGCCGGCGGCATTGCCGCCGGCGCCGCCAGCGGCCTGGCCATCGACACGTTGTTCGTACGCCCGATGATGCGGCGCGGCGCCGGCGAAGAGAGCTTCCTGCTGCTGACCATCGGCCTGGCGTTCGCGCTGTCCGCCGCGGCACTGTACTTCGGCGGGCGCGATTCGCACCTGCTGCCGGCCATCGGCGGCGAGGGTGTGGTGGAGCTGCTGGGGGCGACCGCGCCCGTGCACGCACTGGCGCTGGTGGTCATTGCGGTGCTGCTGGTGGCGGCGTTGCGGTTGTTCTACACGAAGACCCTGGTCGGTCTGGCCATGACGGCGGCGTCGCTGGACCCCGACGGGGCCACCACCACCGGCATCAACGTGCGCCGCATGCGCACGCTGACGTTCCTGCTCGGCGGCGGCTTCGGCGCGGTAGCGGGGGTGCTGGTGACACCGCTGCTGTCGATGAACTACCAGATGGGTATCGGCCTGACGCTGAAGGGCTTTGCCGCGGCCATCCTCGGCGGGCTGGGCAATCCGCTGGGCGCGGTGGTGGGCGGGTTGCTGCTGGGCCTGACCGAATCGCTGGCGGTGGTGGGCTTTCCGTCGGGCTATCGCGACGTGGTCGCGCTGTCGATCCTGGTCGTCATCATGATTCTGCTCCCCAACGGCGTGCTGGGCCGCGCGGGGCGCAAGGGAGGATAA
- a CDS encoding ABC transporter substrate-binding protein — translation MNLKQIIRTPHGVLCAAVAGVMFGLAQQPVLAQARPGAEPVRIGGLFSTTGGLAAVGLAEREGALLAQKVINAGGGIGGRPLELVVEDDGSSPDTAVAKANALLHTHRVRAIVGPSGIAQTVAIGGITQAQKVPLFAFSGLGPAVERERTCVFHLTPSQELNARAVLSYARDNGLKRIGVLHDSGYGQVVWSSMKTLDRQYGVTFVQVEKFEIAATDVTTQAAKLKAATPDAIVVISTSPAPFRNVRQLKVGAPIISVHGTATYETVKGMGEAADNIIHPEFIVSEDPLPGQKEFVEAYRKEYGKLPKHFAAVGWDAVMALASGLKAAGADVAGDKLCSALRRPYQGVTMGYDFSAPDMGGMTLAGFTYSKLQKGQFVRLDYKARP, via the coding sequence ATGAACCTCAAGCAAATCATCCGGACGCCGCACGGCGTCCTGTGCGCGGCTGTCGCCGGAGTGATGTTCGGGCTGGCGCAGCAGCCGGTGCTGGCCCAGGCCAGGCCCGGCGCGGAGCCGGTGCGCATCGGCGGCCTGTTTTCAACCACCGGCGGCCTCGCCGCCGTGGGGCTGGCCGAGCGCGAAGGCGCGCTGCTGGCGCAGAAAGTCATCAATGCCGGCGGCGGCATCGGCGGGCGGCCGCTGGAGCTGGTCGTCGAGGACGACGGCTCCAGCCCGGATACCGCCGTGGCCAAGGCCAACGCACTGCTGCACACGCACAGGGTGCGCGCCATCGTCGGCCCGTCCGGGATCGCGCAGACCGTGGCCATCGGCGGCATCACGCAGGCGCAGAAGGTGCCGCTGTTTGCGTTCTCCGGACTCGGGCCGGCGGTGGAACGCGAGCGTACCTGCGTCTTCCACCTGACGCCCTCGCAGGAACTGAATGCGCGCGCGGTGCTGTCCTATGCGCGCGACAACGGGCTCAAGCGCATCGGCGTGCTGCACGATTCGGGCTACGGGCAGGTGGTGTGGAGCAGCATGAAGACGCTGGACCGCCAATACGGCGTCACCTTCGTGCAGGTCGAGAAATTCGAGATCGCCGCCACCGACGTCACCACGCAGGCTGCCAAGCTCAAGGCCGCCACGCCGGACGCGATCGTCGTCATCTCTACCTCGCCCGCGCCGTTCCGCAATGTGCGCCAGCTGAAGGTCGGCGCACCGATCATCTCAGTGCACGGCACCGCCACCTACGAGACCGTCAAGGGCATGGGCGAGGCCGCCGACAACATCATCCATCCCGAGTTCATCGTTTCCGAGGATCCGCTGCCGGGGCAGAAGGAGTTTGTCGAGGCTTACCGCAAGGAGTACGGCAAGCTGCCCAAGCATTTCGCCGCCGTGGGCTGGGATGCGGTGATGGCGCTGGCCAGCGGCCTGAAGGCGGCGGGCGCCGATGTGGCCGGCGACAAGCTCTGCAGCGCGCTGCGCCGGCCTTACCAGGGCGTCACGATGGGCTATGACTTTTCTGCGCCCGATATGGGCGGCATGACGCTGGCCGGCTTTACTTACTCGAAGCTGCAGAAGGGCCAGTTCGTGCGGCTGGACTACAAGGCCCGGCCCTAG
- a CDS encoding NAD(P)-dependent oxidoreductase, with the protein MKDVNHERTSSSPRIGWIGIGAMGRPMCLNLLKAGHALTVFDKVPTQCEPVVAAGAHAGPSARDAVAQSDVVFSTVFDDSSLRALFLSDGGIAAAAAAGQVFVDMSTVSPEASAEVAEALAQRGASWLRAPVSGTVSLAASAQLSCFVSGPREAFAAVQPLLACLTARQSYVGGADEARVIKLMINMMVFMSTAVIGEGLAFGERAGLDRALMVDAINDSIVGSAHYRTKADKLKQREYGAAGPISLVVKDLDLALAVARDNAVALPISSLVRQYLAMMQQRDLGHLDIAALADVPAWSSAPGGEVR; encoded by the coding sequence ATGAAAGACGTGAATCACGAACGCACCTCGTCATCGCCGCGCATCGGCTGGATCGGAATCGGCGCCATGGGCAGGCCGATGTGCCTGAACCTGCTGAAGGCCGGCCACGCGCTGACGGTGTTCGACAAGGTGCCCACCCAGTGCGAGCCGGTCGTTGCCGCGGGTGCCCACGCCGGGCCGTCCGCGCGGGATGCGGTAGCGCAATCCGATGTGGTGTTCTCTACCGTCTTCGATGACAGCAGCTTGCGCGCGCTGTTCCTGTCCGACGGCGGCATTGCCGCTGCGGCGGCTGCGGGCCAGGTCTTTGTCGACATGAGCACGGTATCGCCGGAAGCCTCGGCTGAGGTGGCCGAGGCACTGGCACAGCGCGGCGCCAGCTGGCTGCGCGCGCCGGTGTCCGGCACGGTGTCGCTGGCCGCGAGTGCGCAGCTGAGTTGCTTTGTGTCCGGGCCACGCGAGGCGTTCGCCGCGGTGCAGCCGCTGCTGGCCTGCCTGACCGCGCGCCAGTCTTATGTCGGCGGCGCCGACGAGGCGCGCGTGATCAAGCTGATGATCAACATGATGGTGTTCATGAGCACCGCGGTCATCGGCGAAGGGCTGGCCTTCGGCGAGCGCGCCGGGCTGGACCGCGCGCTGATGGTCGATGCGATCAACGACAGCATCGTCGGCAGCGCGCACTACCGCACCAAGGCCGACAAGCTCAAGCAGCGCGAATACGGCGCCGCGGGGCCGATCTCGCTGGTGGTGAAGGACCTGGACCTGGCACTTGCCGTGGCGCGCGACAACGCCGTGGCGCTGCCGATCTCGTCGCTGGTGCGGCAGTACCTGGCGATGATGCAGCAGCGCGACCTGGGCCATCTCGACATTGCCGCGCTGGCCGATGTGCCGGCCTGGAGCAGTGCGCCGGGCGGGGAGGTGCGCTAG
- a CDS encoding Bug family tripartite tricarboxylate transporter substrate binding protein, translating to MMDWNTHTPRALCAAALGLACFAGASAALAQAYPAQPIRMVVPYAPGGTTDIIARQLAQRMSEKLHQPVVVENKSGANTVIGADAVAKAQPDGYTLLLTNDATFVLNPVVLPSVSYNVARDFAPVAAIGYVPLVMAVSGSLPVDSVKDLAAYAKARPQALSYGSFGAGSQPHLMGALFNKLAGTDLVHVPYKGSAPAVADVVGGQILMTFPALPTIQSFVTAKKLKVLAVSGDKRTRALPQVPTFEEAGYKEMNISAVYGVLAPAKVPRAVVDKLNATIREILDEQDFVEKHFAAQGMVPMKLTPEQFARYIETQTQQTRKVVALSGVKVE from the coding sequence ATGATGGACTGGAACACTCACACCCCTCGCGCGCTGTGTGCCGCGGCGCTCGGCCTGGCCTGCTTTGCCGGCGCAAGCGCCGCCCTGGCACAAGCCTATCCCGCACAACCGATCCGCATGGTGGTGCCGTACGCACCCGGCGGCACGACCGACATCATCGCCCGGCAACTGGCCCAGCGCATGTCCGAGAAGCTGCACCAGCCGGTGGTGGTGGAGAACAAGAGCGGCGCCAACACCGTGATCGGGGCCGACGCGGTTGCCAAGGCGCAGCCCGACGGCTACACGCTGCTGCTGACCAACGACGCCACGTTCGTGCTCAATCCGGTGGTGCTGCCATCGGTGTCCTACAACGTCGCGCGCGACTTTGCGCCGGTGGCGGCGATCGGCTATGTGCCGCTGGTCATGGCGGTATCGGGCAGCCTGCCGGTGGACAGCGTCAAGGACCTGGCGGCCTATGCGAAAGCCCGCCCGCAGGCGCTCAGCTACGGTTCGTTCGGCGCTGGCAGCCAGCCGCACCTGATGGGCGCGCTGTTCAACAAGCTGGCCGGCACCGACCTCGTGCACGTGCCCTACAAGGGCTCGGCGCCTGCCGTGGCCGATGTCGTCGGCGGGCAGATCCTGATGACCTTCCCGGCGCTGCCGACGATCCAGAGCTTTGTCACAGCGAAGAAGCTCAAGGTGCTGGCGGTCAGCGGCGACAAGCGCACGCGCGCATTGCCCCAGGTCCCGACCTTCGAAGAGGCCGGCTACAAGGAAATGAATATTTCGGCGGTCTACGGTGTGCTGGCGCCGGCCAAGGTGCCGCGCGCGGTGGTCGACAAGCTCAATGCCACGATCCGCGAGATCCTCGACGAACAGGACTTTGTCGAGAAGCACTTTGCGGCGCAGGGCATGGTGCCGATGAAGCTGACGCCGGAACAGTTTGCGCGCTACATCGAAACGCAGACGCAGCAGACACGCAAGGTCGTTGCGCTGTCGGGCGTCAAGGTCGAGTAG
- the leuD gene encoding 3-isopropylmalate dehydratase small subunit gives MKAFTTLDGLVAPLDRANVDTDAILPKQFLKSIRRSGFGPYLFDEWRYLDHGEPGQDCSTRPLNPDFVLNQPRYRGASILLARENFGCGSSREHAPWALEDFGLRALIAPGFADIFYNNCLKNGLLPIVAAPEVADRLFAEVAATPGYRLQVDLAAQQVVTPAGEVIAFTLDPFKQHCLLNGLDDIALALRHAAQIDAYEQVRRQREPWLFN, from the coding sequence ATGAAAGCCTTTACCACCCTGGATGGACTGGTCGCGCCGCTGGATCGCGCCAATGTCGATACCGATGCCATCCTGCCCAAGCAGTTCCTGAAATCCATCCGGCGCAGCGGCTTCGGCCCCTACCTGTTCGACGAATGGCGCTACCTTGACCATGGCGAGCCCGGGCAGGACTGCAGCACCCGGCCGCTGAACCCGGACTTCGTGCTGAACCAGCCGCGCTACCGCGGCGCGTCGATCCTGCTGGCGCGCGAGAACTTCGGCTGCGGCTCCTCGCGCGAGCATGCGCCGTGGGCGCTGGAAGACTTCGGCCTGCGCGCGCTGATCGCGCCAGGTTTCGCGGACATCTTTTACAACAACTGCCTGAAGAACGGCCTGCTGCCGATCGTGGCGGCGCCGGAGGTGGCCGACCGCCTGTTTGCCGAGGTCGCTGCCACGCCGGGCTACCGGCTGCAGGTGGACCTGGCCGCGCAGCAGGTGGTCACGCCGGCCGGGGAGGTGATCGCTTTCACGCTCGACCCGTTCAAGCAGCATTGCCTGCTCAACGGGCTGGACGATATCGCGCTGGCACTGCGCCACGCCGCGCAGATAGACGCCTACGAACAAGTGCGGCGGCAGCGCGAACCCTGGTTGTTCAACTGA
- the leuC gene encoding 3-isopropylmalate dehydratase large subunit, which produces MTEPNRPASLLDKLWASHVIHQETDGPALIYIDRHLVNEVTSPQAFEGLRLNGRKVWRAASVLATADHNVPTTARSQGIADPVSRAQVDALDRNCEENGIVNFGMDDPRQGILHVVGPERGATLPGMTIACGDSHTSTHGAFAAFAFGIGTSEVEQVLAAQCLWMKKPKSMLVRVEGELGRGVAAKDIALALIGRIGTAGATGHVIEFAGSTIRGLSMEARMTVCNMAIEAGARTGMVAVDETTLEYLGGRPQAPQGRMWDVAVEYWRTLHSDPGATFDAVVDLDAATIRPHVTWGTSPEMVVPVGERIPDPRDERDPVRRKSIEAALRYMGLLPNTPIEAVAVDKVFIGSCTNARIEDLRAAAEVVRGRHVSPRIRQALVVPGSGLVKSQAEAEGLDQVFIAAGFEWREPGCSMCLGMNDDRLAAGERCASTSNRNFEGRQGPGGRTHLVSPQMAAAAAVAGHFVDVRAL; this is translated from the coding sequence ATGACCGAGCCTAACCGCCCCGCGAGCCTGCTCGACAAGCTCTGGGCCAGCCACGTGATCCACCAGGAGACCGACGGCCCCGCGCTGATCTATATCGATCGCCACTTGGTCAACGAAGTGACCAGCCCGCAGGCCTTCGAAGGGCTGCGCCTGAACGGGCGCAAGGTGTGGCGTGCCGCCTCGGTGCTGGCCACTGCCGACCACAATGTGCCCACCACCGCGCGCAGCCAGGGCATCGCAGATCCGGTGAGCCGCGCGCAGGTTGACGCGCTCGACCGCAACTGCGAAGAGAACGGCATCGTCAATTTCGGCATGGACGATCCGCGCCAGGGCATCCTGCACGTGGTGGGGCCGGAGCGCGGCGCGACCTTGCCCGGCATGACCATTGCCTGCGGCGATTCGCATACCTCCACGCACGGCGCGTTCGCGGCGTTCGCATTCGGCATCGGTACCTCGGAAGTGGAGCAGGTGCTGGCCGCGCAATGCCTGTGGATGAAGAAGCCCAAGTCGATGCTGGTACGCGTTGAGGGCGAGCTGGGCAGGGGCGTTGCCGCCAAGGACATTGCGCTCGCGCTGATCGGGCGCATCGGCACGGCTGGCGCGACCGGCCACGTGATCGAGTTCGCCGGCAGCACCATCCGCGGCCTGAGCATGGAGGCGCGCATGACCGTGTGCAACATGGCGATCGAGGCCGGTGCGCGCACGGGCATGGTGGCCGTTGACGAGACCACGCTGGAATATCTGGGAGGACGGCCGCAGGCGCCGCAGGGCCGGATGTGGGACGTGGCCGTCGAATACTGGCGCACGCTGCACAGCGATCCGGGCGCGACCTTCGATGCCGTGGTGGACCTCGACGCCGCGACCATCCGCCCGCACGTGACCTGGGGGACGTCGCCGGAGATGGTGGTGCCCGTCGGCGAGCGCATTCCCGATCCGCGGGACGAGCGCGACCCGGTGCGGCGCAAGAGCATCGAGGCGGCGCTGCGCTACATGGGCCTGCTGCCGAATACGCCGATCGAAGCGGTCGCGGTCGACAAGGTCTTTATCGGGTCATGCACCAACGCGCGCATCGAAGACCTGCGCGCCGCGGCGGAGGTCGTGCGCGGCCGGCATGTCTCGCCGCGCATCCGGCAGGCACTGGTGGTGCCGGGCTCGGGCCTGGTCAAGTCCCAGGCCGAGGCCGAGGGCCTTGACCAGGTATTTATCGCGGCCGGCTTCGAATGGCGCGAGCCCGGCTGCTCGATGTGCCTGGGGATGAACGACGACCGCCTCGCGGCGGGCGAACGCTGCGCATCCACGTCCAACCGCAATTTCGAAGGCAGGCAGGGACCGGGCGGGCGTACCCACCTGGTGAGCCCGCAGATGGCAGCCGCGGCCGCCGTGGCGGGGCACTTCGTCGATGTCCGCGCGTTGTAA
- a CDS encoding hydroxymethylglutaryl-CoA lyase, with protein sequence MWLPHAPRRVRINEVSVRDGFQIEPEFVPTEEKIALIDRLSETGLARIEITSFVSPKAIPNLRDAEAVARQIRRHPEVIYTALVPNVRGCERALECDLDEINLVMSASETHNLANMRMTCEQSLAQFRDVTALARSGDLVVSGCVATAFGCPFEGAVAPERVRWAAGRYLALGMDSITLADTTGMADPRQVSDLVETFRQWFPGVPLTLHFHNTRGMGLANVLAALAAGVDSFDASLGGLGGCPFAPGATGNICTEDLVHMLESAGIDTGVDLDRLLGAARDLPALVGHDISGQVVKAGKRTELYPVPEWVGARQH encoded by the coding sequence ATGTGGCTTCCCCATGCCCCGCGGCGAGTCCGCATCAATGAAGTGTCCGTGCGCGACGGCTTCCAGATCGAGCCGGAATTCGTCCCCACCGAAGAGAAGATCGCGTTGATCGACCGGTTATCCGAAACCGGGCTCGCCCGGATCGAGATCACCTCGTTCGTGTCGCCCAAGGCGATTCCGAACCTGCGCGATGCCGAAGCCGTGGCCAGGCAGATCCGCCGCCATCCCGAGGTCATCTATACGGCCCTGGTGCCGAACGTGCGCGGATGCGAGCGCGCGCTCGAGTGCGACCTGGATGAGATCAACCTCGTCATGTCCGCCAGCGAGACCCACAACCTGGCAAACATGCGCATGACGTGCGAGCAGTCGCTGGCGCAGTTCCGCGATGTGACGGCGCTGGCCCGCTCCGGTGACCTGGTCGTCAGCGGCTGCGTGGCGACGGCGTTCGGCTGCCCGTTCGAAGGCGCGGTGGCGCCAGAGCGCGTGCGGTGGGCCGCGGGGCGATACCTGGCGCTGGGCATGGACAGCATCACGCTGGCCGACACCACCGGCATGGCAGACCCGCGCCAGGTGAGCGACCTGGTCGAGACCTTCCGCCAGTGGTTCCCGGGCGTGCCGCTGACACTGCATTTCCACAACACCCGCGGCATGGGCCTGGCCAACGTGCTGGCTGCGCTGGCCGCGGGCGTGGACAGCTTCGATGCCTCGCTGGGCGGGCTCGGCGGCTGCCCGTTCGCGCCCGGCGCCACCGGCAACATCTGCACGGAGGACCTGGTGCACATGCTCGAGTCGGCCGGCATCGACACCGGCGTTGACCTGGACCGGCTGCTGGGCGCCGCGCGCGACCTGCCGGCGCTGGTCGGGCACGATATTTCCGGGCAGGTCGTCAAGGCGGGCAAGCGCACCGAACTGTATCCGGTGCCGGAATGGGTGGGCGCGCGCCAGCACTGA
- a CDS encoding CaiB/BaiF CoA transferase family protein: MVNEANKEKMPLQGVRVLELGSLIAGPYAGGLLAQFGAEVLKIEAPGEGDPLRKWRKLYEGTSLWWYSQSRNKKSLTLDLRSPEGQDIVRKLVAGADIVIENFRPGTLEKWGLGWEDLRKVSPALVMVRISGYGQTGPYKDRPGFAAIAESMGGLRYVSGYPDRPPVRSGVSIGDTLASLYGVIGALLAMHHLRNNNGEGQYVDVALYESVFAVMESLVPEFDKFGHVRERSGASLPGISPSNTYPCKDGQYVIIAGNGDAIFRRFMTAIGRDDLGQDPRLAHNDGRVQHNTMLDDAIAAWTAAHDLDTVLATLEAAAVPCGRIYTAQDICSDPHYSARGMIEPHQLPDGSPLALSGIVPRLSATPGRTNWIGPALGEHTEEILAGIGIAGAEFRALREAGVV, from the coding sequence ATGGTCAACGAAGCGAACAAGGAAAAGATGCCGCTGCAAGGCGTGCGCGTGTTGGAGCTGGGATCGCTGATCGCCGGCCCGTATGCCGGCGGCCTGCTCGCCCAGTTCGGCGCCGAGGTGCTGAAGATCGAAGCGCCGGGCGAAGGCGATCCGCTGCGCAAATGGCGCAAGCTGTATGAGGGCACCTCGCTGTGGTGGTATAGCCAGAGCCGCAACAAGAAGTCGCTGACGCTGGACCTGCGCAGCCCGGAAGGCCAGGACATCGTGCGCAAGCTGGTCGCCGGCGCCGATATCGTGATCGAGAACTTCCGCCCCGGCACGCTGGAGAAATGGGGCCTGGGCTGGGAAGACCTGCGCAAGGTGAGTCCGGCCCTGGTCATGGTGCGCATTTCCGGCTATGGCCAGACCGGCCCCTACAAGGACCGCCCGGGGTTTGCCGCGATCGCGGAATCGATGGGCGGGCTGCGCTATGTCAGCGGCTACCCCGACCGGCCGCCGGTGCGGTCCGGCGTGAGCATCGGCGACACGCTGGCGTCGCTGTACGGCGTGATCGGCGCGCTGCTGGCCATGCACCACCTGCGCAACAACAACGGCGAAGGGCAGTATGTGGACGTGGCCCTGTACGAGTCCGTCTTTGCCGTGATGGAGAGCCTGGTGCCGGAGTTCGACAAGTTCGGCCACGTGCGCGAGCGTTCCGGCGCCAGCCTGCCCGGCATTTCGCCGTCGAACACGTATCCCTGCAAGGACGGGCAGTACGTGATCATCGCGGGCAACGGCGACGCCATCTTCCGGCGCTTCATGACGGCGATCGGCCGCGACGACCTCGGCCAGGATCCGCGCCTGGCTCACAACGATGGCCGCGTGCAGCACAACACCATGCTCGACGACGCCATCGCCGCATGGACCGCCGCGCACGACCTCGACACCGTGCTGGCGACGCTGGAAGCCGCGGCGGTGCCTTGCGGGCGCATCTACACCGCTCAGGACATCTGCAGCGACCCCCACTACAGTGCGCGCGGCATGATCGAGCCGCACCAGCTTCCCGATGGCTCGCCGCTGGCGCTGTCGGGCATCGTGCCCAGGCTCAGCGCCACCCCGGGGCGAACCAACTGGATCGGGCCGGCGCTGGGCGAGCACACCGAAGAGATCCTGGCGGGCATCGGCATTGCCGGCGCCGAATTCCGCGCGCTGCGCGAGGCCGGCGTGGTCTGA